CTGAGATTAACGCTCTGTCGACGCTAATGCTCGCAGGCACCGCCAGTCTGACGCTTGTCGCTGAACTCATAAGACGGCGCCAACCCGGGACTCCAAGCGGTCATTAACTAGTCTGCCGACTAAATGACAAGTAACAAGTTATAATTAGCCAGTTGTCCTATTGGTATTTTTACCAGGCAGGGACTTTATTTACGCTGCTTAATATTGAGATGGCTAACTACTTACTGGAAATTGGAACTGAAGAACTCCCGGCAGATCACGTGGGCGAAGCGCTTGAACGCTTGGAAACACTGCTTGGCGATGCCCTTAGGCAAGCCAATCTTAGCTTTCAAGGGATTAAGACTTACGGCACCCCACGCCGATTAGCCGTCATCGTCACAGGACTGCCGGACAAGCAGGAAACCATCCACAAGAAGGTCAAGGGACCACCTGTTAAGTCCTCACTCGATGCCAGTGGTAAACCACTTCCGCCGGCACAGGGGTTTGCCGCCAAGCAAGGTCTCAAATTCGAAGACCTCCAACAAGAAGAAGTGGGTGGTGTCACTTATCTCATGGCAAATGTCACTATTGCCGGTCAGTCATCATCCAACGTAATAGCCGAAATAATACCTACGATAATCGGGCAACTTTCAGGCGAGCGTCTCATGCGCTGGGCGGATTTGGAATTCAAATTCTCACGTCCAATTCGCTGGATAGTTTCGTTGATGGACAAAAACGTAGTGCCGTTTTCGCTGGCAAATTTAACCGCCGGTCGCAACTCTTTTGGTCATCGCATTTTGGCTCCAGGAACAATTGAAATTACTTCCCCGGAAACTTACATCGAGCAACTGAAAACAAAGAAAGTGCTCGTTGATAAAGAAGACAGACAGAAAGTAGTTGCCGAGCAAGTAGTTGCACGGTGCAAGGAATTAAAGGGCCAACCAAGACAATTGAAAGGCTCATTGCTTTCAGAAGTAACTAATATCACCGAATGGCCATCAGCCGTCATTGGGTCCTTTGCTGTCGAGTACTTGGATCTTCCAGATACTCTTATTGAAACTATTATGGTGCACCACCAGCGCTATTTCCCTGTTGAAGATACAAGCGGCAAACTCTTGCCCAACTTCATTTCCATCGCCAATAACGACTTGAAAGAAGCCGAACCTCAAATACGTGCCGGCAACGAAAGAGTGCTTCGCGCCAGACTGGCTGACGGACGCTTTTTCTACTTTGACGATCAAAAGGTCAAACTAAGCGATCACAAAAATGATCTTGGTCAACTGACTTTCCATGAAGGACTAGGCAGTTATTCAGACAAACAACAAAGATTGGTTGATGCAGCCAAACTTTTAGGCGGCGAAATATCGCTTAACGCCGAACAAAAGATTTGCTTAGAACGCACGATGGAATTATGCAAGCTCGACTTGGTTACAAGTCTTGTTCGTGAATTACCGGAGTTACAAGGCTTTGTCGGCTCCTGGTATGCCCTCAAACAATCAGAGCCACCACAGGTAGCGGCAGCTATTGCCTCGCATTATGCTCCTCGCTCAACTGATGACAGCATCCCTGCCGATGTAGTCGGGCGCCTGGCGGCAGTATTGGACAAGCTGGATAACTTAACCGGCGTCTTTTTACTGGGCAAACGTGCGACAGGCTCAAGCGACCCATATATTTTGCGCCGCCAAGCACAAGGATTGATTGACATTCTGGTTGAGGAAAAACAATACCGTATCAACACGTCGAAGCTTATGGATTGGTTGTCGACACAGTTCTATCCGTATATAGAAACTGCCAAAAGACAAAAACGATCCAAAAAGAATAATGATCTCATAGAGGTAAACGCTGGGGACCAAATTCTAGACACTCAAATAAAAAAGGATGTTAGCGATCTTCGTGAATTTCTTTTGGTTAGATTAAAAACCAAACTTACAGACAAAGGATTTAAGCGCGAAGCAATTGAGGCAGTTTTAGCTTCCGGCGATCCCTTGTCCGATGTAACGGACGTCATTGAAAGACTGTCATGCCTTGAAGAAGTTATGGGCGAAAACGGCGGAATAGCAGTCGTGCGTGCCGGCGTGCGTGTCGGCAATATCATTTCGGCCGATTCGCCGGAAACAGTCAATGAAGGACTCTTTGGCGAAGAATCGGAAAAGGCATTGTGGCAATCGTTCAACAAAGAAGTTGTCTCCGTATGGGGCAATGGAGCCACATTGAAAAAACCCGCCAACAAAGATGAATATCGACAGTTGATGAATCTTTTGTCCAAAATAGCTCAGCCCATCGACAGATTATTCGATGAAGTACTAGTCAATGATCCGGACAAGGCTAAGCGCGACAACAGGCATGCTCTTTTGAAAAATGTGGACAGATATTTCAAAACAGTTGCCGATTTCCCCAAACTACAACCACTTCTATGATTTTAGACAGCGTTTTCAACAAAAAATTTGCAGCAGGCGCAACCACGCTTGCCTTGTTGTTTAGTTGTACGCTTCCGGCAGTTGCCGCAACAGCTGCACCAATTCCAAAGCCAAAGCTAAAAATCCCTGAGTTGGTCAAAGAAGTTTCCATAAGCACTTATGTACCGTCATCAGTAGCTCCGGGCAAAGGACTTGCGGTCAATGTAATTTATCCGGAATCGCCGCGCTATTCAGAAGGTGCACCTATTGCCGTAGTCGTACCAGGCGGCCAACGTTCTGACGGGCTGGCGACAACCACGCACACCGCCCAACAAGGTTTTGCTGAAGTTCGCTTTGCATTTCCCGGCGGCGGCACTGAGGCTTTTAGGTCGACAGGCGACTATGACAGCCGTGGTCCAATTTGCCAGATAGCTTTGAAAGATGTTCTACTGTTTGCCTTAGGAAAAACAAGCGATTACCAGGGAAGAACAATCAAGCAGTTGGTACCTTCGCCTGTAACGACTAACAATGTCGGCATTCTTGGTTGGTCCAATGGTGGCAACATTGCTCTAGTGACGATGGGCAAGTACGCAAAAGAGCTAAAAGATCTGGCTTGGATTTGTTTGTTTGAGAGTCCTGTAGGTCCGCTCTTCTACCCAGGCAATTTAGGCAGCGCGCTAGATCAATTTATCAATAAACACTATCGTGAGGGCAGCTCCGCCACCGGACAACCTCTTGTCGATTGGCGAAAGATTGCCTATCAGGCAAACGCGCAAAAAATGCCCGGCGAGCATAAAAAAGTCGGCGAACCGGAAATTGAAGGCGTTGCTTTCTTCGATGACAACAAAAACGGCATCTGGGATGAAACAACAGAGTTTGCTCTAAGTTATGCAACAGATTCAGGTGTAGACAAACAGTTTTACCCACCGGAAGCTACAAAAGCATTTTTGCGCTTCCACGTAGATCCAGGTGGCTGGTTGCACGTCGCTAACCCTGAAGAAGCAGAAAATTACTTCAACGAGCGCGATGGTTCGCTCTACATAAATGACATTTGTGAAGCGTATCCAAATTTGCTCGTGACCTTAGTCGGCACGCAAATTGATCACTACCAGAGACAAAACGACCATCCGCATATCGGCTATCTCTACAATGCCTTCCTCACAAAGAAAATTCGTTTTCTTTGTTTAAATCCTGATCCACGTTATGTGGCTAAGATTGCCAACATGAATGTCGGCAACTTTGTCGACAACAAAGTATCAACTCCATTGGATGCCTCCGACATGGATGCACATATGGAACCGGAAGGCATAGTTCCGGACTATGTTTATACAGAAGCAGCCGTTGCCGAACTTGCTGACCGCAAGCGCAACAGCTCCTACGCCGAGTTGGCAAAAGCACCGCTTATTCCATATCCCAACAATGGTACGGAGGCTCCGCCGCCGCCAAGCGCGTCAATGCCAAAACTGTCTCCTGTTATCCGCACACATAACGAGACCCCAGAACAAGCTCCATCTCTTGATGAGTCGTTGGAAGCCAACTTAGAACCCTCTTCCAGGGTACCTATTCATGCTCCCCAAAGCCTGCCTAGAATTATTCCCAAGCAAGCTCCGGCTATCTCGGCCCCCGTGCCGTCACTGGCTCCAGCCAAGCAGCCTGCAGCTCCTGTGTCTACAGTCCCGACGCCGGCAGCCCAAAAGGACGAAGAAGGGCAACTGGACGACCTTTTTCAAGACCCTTAATGACCAGTGTGTTACGATCTATTAGGTAAAGGACAGAGAGGCCCAGAACATGCTTAACAGCCCAGTAGACATTGCACTTCTTTTCGGCGTCGCGCTCTTAATCTTCGGACCTAAGAAGTTACCGGAAATTGGCAAAGCCTTGGGACAGGGGATTGGCAACTTCAAACGCTCAATGACGGAAGCAAAAGACGAAGTCACTCATGCACTAAAGGCAGAGGACAGCAAAAATCCTCCGACAGGCTCACCAGTAGAGCCGGAGACATCAACCCCGGCAGGGACCTCTGACGCTAATCGATAGCGACAGCAATAAATGGCCAAATTTGAAGTAATCTCAAAGTTCACGCCATCCGGAGATCAGCCAAAAGCTATAAGCGAGCTATCTGCAGGGATAGCAAAAGGTGCTCGCTTTCAGACGCTACTTGGTGTAACCGGTTCAGGCAAAACAATGACAATGGCGCATGTCATCAAAGAGACCCAAATGCCTGCTCTTATTTTGGCGCACAACAAGACTTTGGCGGCACAACTCGTTAATGAGATGCGCGATTTTTTCCCAAATAACTCTGTCGAATACTTCATAAGCTACTACGACTATTACCAACCGGAATCGTACATTCCTTCAACCGATACTTTCATTGAGAAAGAAGCCAATATCAATGAAGAGATAGACAGACTGCGTCACTCAACCACACGGTCGCTTTGGGAAAGAGATGACGTAATTGTTGTTGCTTCAATAAGCTGTATATACGGTCTTGGAGTACCTGAGCGATATTTGTCGGCAGCCGTTGAGATCAAGAAGGGGCAGAACCTCGATCGCAATGATTTATTGAAACAATTGGTAGGCATTTACTATGAACGCAATGACATCGTCGTTGAGCGTGCGCGCTTTAGAGCGCGTGGGGAGATAGTCGAAGTTTATCCCGCTCACGAAGAAAGAATAATTCGTGTTGAATTTTTTGGCGATGAAGTCGAGCGCCTTGCATTTGTTAACCCGGTTACCGGCGAGATTGAAGAATTGCCGGATGTTGTACGCATATATCCAGCCAAGCACTATGTAGCAGACGAGTTGGAATTAGATAGAGCAATTGAACAAATAGAATTGGAATTGAACGAGCGCCTTGGAGAACTCGTCAGCGAGAATAAATTAGTTGAAGCTCAACGCCTGAAACAACGTACTCGCTTCGATATCGAAATGCTCAAAGAAGTAGGCTATTGCAACGGCATTGAGAACTACTCGCGTATTCTTGAAGGTCGCACTCCCGGCGATCCTCCGCAGACTTTAGTTGATTATTTTGTGCGCAAGTTCGGACAAGACGGCTTCCTTACCTTTATAGACGAGTCTCACGTGACTTTGCCGCAATTGCAGGGCATGTACCACGGCGATAGATCACGCAAGGATGTCCTTATCGAATATGGATTCCGTTTACCTTGCGCCCGCGATAACAGGCCACTAACCTCAGAAGAATTTTGGAACAAAGTCGGCAAGACAATATTTGTTTCCGCAACACCAGGCGATCGCGAATTAGGCGTCAGCCAAAACGTAGTTGAGCAAGTAATTAGGCCCACAGGCTTAGTAGACCCGGAAGTCGAAGTACGTCCTATCCAAGGTCAAATCGATGATTTGATCAAAGAAATAAAAACCCGTTCGGCCAAAGGTGAAAGAGTACTTGTAACTACTTTGACCAAGCGCATGGCAGAAGACTTAACAGAATATCTACAAGAGCTTGGTATTAGGGTGCGTTGGTTGCACAGCGATGTAAAAGCTTTAGAACGCATTGAATTGCTTCGTGATTTACGATTGGGTACTTTTGACGTGTTAGTTGGCGTCAACCTATTGAGAGAGGGTTTGGACTTGCCGGAAGTTTCCCTTGTGGCAATTATGGAAGCAGACAAAGAAGGCTTCCTACGCGCAGAAAGATCACTAATTCAAACTATAGGCCGCGCCGCACGTAATGCCGCCGGACAAGTTGTCTTATATGCCGACCGCATGACGGACTCCATGGACAAAGCAATTACAGAAACTAGAAGACGGCGTGAAAGACAAACTGCCTACAATATAGAACACAACATAACACCGCAGACAATCGTCAAAGAAACAACCAATAGCTTGTTGGAGACACTGCGCGGCAGGGAAATCCTGCCCAAACCGATCAATAAGGAAGCGCTTGAAGCTCAAGCTGACGAATTGGGCAAAGACCTAGCCAAGGCCATCAAGAAGATGGAAGAGCAAATGAAGCAAGCAGCACGGGATTTGGACTTTGAAACTGCCGCCCAGCTGCGCGATCAATTAAAAGTATTACAGGAACTAGCAGCCAAAAAACGTCGAAAGGGCGGCAATTAAGGTATACAGGCCCTATTTCACTAGTGGAAATACGCTGTCAACTGTTTAAACTACCTTAACGAGGCGCGCATAGACAGAAAAGCGCACTTATACTACTCTCGCCAGCGTTGCCAAGCAACCACTTTTAGCAACGCTACGGCTTAGATTCCCTAATAGCCCAAGAGAGGAAATAATGGCCAAAGCAAAGTCTCTTGATAGCGACAGATCAATGAACAACCTCCTAGTAGAGGACGAGAACATTGCGAAGCGCAACGAACTCGAAGAACTTGATCTCGATGACAACGATGATTTCACTATTATCGATGACATGGACGATTCCATGGAAGACGACGACGAACCAGTCGAGCTTCCAACAACACGTGAACTTGCAACAGAAGATTCCGTCCGCCTCTACTTAAGAGAGATTGGCCGCATTCAACTTTTGAAGCCGGACGAAGAAATTGAACTCGCCCGTAAGATTCTGCAAGGCGACATGATTGCTAAGCGTAAATTGGTGCAAGCCAACCTGCGTCTTGTGGTATCAATCGCCAAGAAATACATCGGTCGTGGTTTGTCCTTCCTGGACTTGATTCAAGAAGGTAATTTGGGACTTATTCGCGCCTCTGAAAAATTCGATCACGAGCGTGGTTATAAGTTCTCCACATACGCCACATGGTGGATCCGCCAAGCCATCACCCGCGCTTTGGCTGACAAATCAAGAACCATTCGTGTACCTGTACACATGGTTGAAACAATCAACAAACTGAAGAAAGTAACAAGACAACTGGCACAAGAACTAAATAGAAAGCCAACTGAACAAGAATTGGCTCATGCTATGGATGTATCTATTGCCAAGTTGCACGAAATAATCAAGGCTGCCAAAGAGCCTATCTCCCTTGAAACACCAATTGGTAAGGAAGAAGATTCCCGCCTCGGTGATTTCATCGAAGATGCTGAAACCGACAGACCGGAAACAACAGTCACTCATGAACTTCTTCGCCAGGACTTGGCAAAGATGCTCAATGAACTGACACCACGCGAAAGAGATGTTTTGCGTCTGCGTTTTGGTTTGGATGATGGTCGTCAGCGTACATTAGAAGAAGTCGGTCAGTTGTTTGCCGTAACACGCGAACGCGTCCGCCAGATTGAATTCAAGGCCCTCAGAAAGCTAAGACAACCAGGACGTTCTTCACGCTTGCGCGAATATCTCTAATAGATATATCGTCAAAAACCGTAAATTAAGAAAGGGGCGCCACAAGCGCCCCTTTTGTTCACTCTATTAACCTGCTATTCTTGCCTTGATTTAATAAGTTAAGGTCACAGGAGAAAGGTTCCTAATGAGCACAACAGATGGTCAAGGATCTTCAGCCGCCCCGTTTTCAGGCGACGAATCAGGAAGCATTTTCAACACTCCCGACGTTGTCAGCGAGTCGCCGACAACAGCCGAGCGTGTAGTTGATACCCAATCAGGCTTCTTGCTCATCGTCCGCCGCGCACAAGAGCGTCTGGCACTTTCTTTAAAGCGCCGCATCGGCACTCCGCCAACTTCAGCCATTCTTTTGACGCCGGATGAATCTCTTCAGCTCTCAAAAATTCTTGGTGACGCCTGGAAACCGGCAAAAGGCAGCACGCTTTCAAGTGATGCGGAAAATCTCGTTTCAAACATGGGTCGCGGAAATCTTCGCGGAATTGCTCGTGGTGACTACGGCACAAAAGTAAATCAGGGCATGAGACCAGTCGTTATGGTCATGGTTGTTTTGGCTCTGTTCAACTTTGCTGCTGGATCATTTGCCGGCTATTTTGCTCACTCAAGCACTCCTGCAAAAACTGTGGCAACAACAACAGTCACATCCGATGCGCTTAATTTATTCTCTCGTCAGTTTGTAGCAAATCTATTAGATTTCAATGCCGACACTTACAAGATGTCCCAAATTCGCGCGATGGCTCAAATGACTCCAGAGCTGATGAACAATTACTGGACAGATACCGAATTTCCATTGTCCAAAGACAAACTTGGCGGCAATACAAAACTGGAAATCGCCAAAGTTGACTGCCAAAAGCTTGATGCACACAATGCAATCACCGATGTTAAAGGAGCCATGGTTCCGGCAAGTGGTGGCAAAGGAACGCCGGTGCATCTAATGCTTAAACTGACAATCGACGATGAAAATCAAATTCACGTTGTCGAACAAAATGACTTAGCTGCCAGTGACGGAGCTGAGAAGACGTCTGCCGAAACCACTCAACAAGATGGGCAGTCCGAGGCTAATACCCAAGCAGTCAACTGAGACATCAAACAGCGTAGCGCTTCTACCGGGTACATAAAACTGGTGGCATTCGTCGCCTATGGCGTAGAAAACTGCCACGGCTGCTGCAAGGAATGCAACTTTGCCTAGCTTCAGGTTTTCATCTGTCGATTTAAGAGCCCA
The Candidatus Obscuribacterales bacterium DNA segment above includes these coding regions:
- the glyS gene encoding glycine--tRNA ligase subunit beta, with product MANYLLEIGTEELPADHVGEALERLETLLGDALRQANLSFQGIKTYGTPRRLAVIVTGLPDKQETIHKKVKGPPVKSSLDASGKPLPPAQGFAAKQGLKFEDLQQEEVGGVTYLMANVTIAGQSSSNVIAEIIPTIIGQLSGERLMRWADLEFKFSRPIRWIVSLMDKNVVPFSLANLTAGRNSFGHRILAPGTIEITSPETYIEQLKTKKVLVDKEDRQKVVAEQVVARCKELKGQPRQLKGSLLSEVTNITEWPSAVIGSFAVEYLDLPDTLIETIMVHHQRYFPVEDTSGKLLPNFISIANNDLKEAEPQIRAGNERVLRARLADGRFFYFDDQKVKLSDHKNDLGQLTFHEGLGSYSDKQQRLVDAAKLLGGEISLNAEQKICLERTMELCKLDLVTSLVRELPELQGFVGSWYALKQSEPPQVAAAIASHYAPRSTDDSIPADVVGRLAAVLDKLDNLTGVFLLGKRATGSSDPYILRRQAQGLIDILVEEKQYRINTSKLMDWLSTQFYPYIETAKRQKRSKKNNDLIEVNAGDQILDTQIKKDVSDLREFLLVRLKTKLTDKGFKREAIEAVLASGDPLSDVTDVIERLSCLEEVMGENGGIAVVRAGVRVGNIISADSPETVNEGLFGEESEKALWQSFNKEVVSVWGNGATLKKPANKDEYRQLMNLLSKIAQPIDRLFDEVLVNDPDKAKRDNRHALLKNVDRYFKTVADFPKLQPLL
- a CDS encoding twin-arginine translocase TatA/TatE family subunit, which encodes MLNSPVDIALLFGVALLIFGPKKLPEIGKALGQGIGNFKRSMTEAKDEVTHALKAEDSKNPPTGSPVEPETSTPAGTSDANR
- the uvrB gene encoding excinuclease ABC subunit UvrB yields the protein MAKFEVISKFTPSGDQPKAISELSAGIAKGARFQTLLGVTGSGKTMTMAHVIKETQMPALILAHNKTLAAQLVNEMRDFFPNNSVEYFISYYDYYQPESYIPSTDTFIEKEANINEEIDRLRHSTTRSLWERDDVIVVASISCIYGLGVPERYLSAAVEIKKGQNLDRNDLLKQLVGIYYERNDIVVERARFRARGEIVEVYPAHEERIIRVEFFGDEVERLAFVNPVTGEIEELPDVVRIYPAKHYVADELELDRAIEQIELELNERLGELVSENKLVEAQRLKQRTRFDIEMLKEVGYCNGIENYSRILEGRTPGDPPQTLVDYFVRKFGQDGFLTFIDESHVTLPQLQGMYHGDRSRKDVLIEYGFRLPCARDNRPLTSEEFWNKVGKTIFVSATPGDRELGVSQNVVEQVIRPTGLVDPEVEVRPIQGQIDDLIKEIKTRSAKGERVLVTTLTKRMAEDLTEYLQELGIRVRWLHSDVKALERIELLRDLRLGTFDVLVGVNLLREGLDLPEVSLVAIMEADKEGFLRAERSLIQTIGRAARNAAGQVVLYADRMTDSMDKAITETRRRRERQTAYNIEHNITPQTIVKETTNSLLETLRGREILPKPINKEALEAQADELGKDLAKAIKKMEEQMKQAARDLDFETAAQLRDQLKVLQELAAKKRRKGGN
- the rpoD gene encoding RNA polymerase sigma factor RpoD, with the protein product MAKAKSLDSDRSMNNLLVEDENIAKRNELEELDLDDNDDFTIIDDMDDSMEDDDEPVELPTTRELATEDSVRLYLREIGRIQLLKPDEEIELARKILQGDMIAKRKLVQANLRLVVSIAKKYIGRGLSFLDLIQEGNLGLIRASEKFDHERGYKFSTYATWWIRQAITRALADKSRTIRVPVHMVETINKLKKVTRQLAQELNRKPTEQELAHAMDVSIAKLHEIIKAAKEPISLETPIGKEEDSRLGDFIEDAETDRPETTVTHELLRQDLAKMLNELTPRERDVLRLRFGLDDGRQRTLEEVGQLFAVTRERVRQIEFKALRKLRQPGRSSRLREYL
- a CDS encoding VanZ family protein codes for the protein MRKILPWLAVAVWMIVIWCFSAQPHSGAITQQFFGDFNMLMRKFGHVSEYTILFLLLCWALKSTDENLKLGKVAFLAAAVAVFYAIGDECHQFYVPGRSATLFDVSVDCLGISLGLPILLSGFGRRLLSSVTGS